One Frankia alni ACN14a DNA window includes the following coding sequences:
- a CDS encoding acyltransferase family protein has product MTPTPENAPPDNTSAAPPGTGDEASTALPPATAKPHNPALDGLRAIAVLAVFVHHMGLLPGGYLGVDLFLVLSGFLITGLLLAERDRTGRISLRAFWGRRAFRLLPAFYVFAVVGVPLVLLLKSHSDQVQFLWNGLASVFYVANIQRTFDPPGGDSWFGHTWTLSMEEQFYLLWPLALVVICGRSRLRRRLPTLLIGAILLVVIWREILIVDGQENLRIYFGPDGRVDSLLVGCLLGVWRHQAVAPPALGWSSRGPRQAAILRDIARLGPAALMALVALFVFGPDLHGRPNWLAYGGYTAVAAVAAVAVLAADQQRPAWLAGFLSTRVMSWIGRISYSFYLWHFPVTGTALDKLMPRVGRVPAAGVALVISMGLASASYYLVERPVQRRRPAWTNPGTGRVPRQRTDAAPAGGVGVAGVPGAVMPATATPTGPVGGIAPVPAD; this is encoded by the coding sequence ATGACGCCCACACCCGAGAACGCCCCGCCGGACAACACCTCCGCGGCCCCGCCCGGTACGGGGGACGAAGCCTCCACCGCGTTACCGCCCGCCACGGCGAAGCCGCACAACCCCGCCCTCGACGGGCTGCGGGCGATCGCCGTGCTGGCCGTCTTCGTCCATCACATGGGCCTGCTGCCGGGCGGGTACCTGGGCGTCGACCTGTTCCTCGTCCTCAGCGGCTTTCTCATCACCGGCCTGCTGCTCGCCGAACGCGACCGCACCGGCCGGATCTCGCTGCGCGCCTTCTGGGGACGGCGCGCCTTCCGGCTGCTACCCGCCTTCTACGTCTTCGCCGTCGTCGGCGTGCCGCTGGTACTGCTGCTCAAGAGCCACAGCGACCAGGTCCAGTTCCTCTGGAACGGGCTGGCCTCGGTGTTCTACGTGGCGAACATCCAGCGGACGTTCGACCCACCCGGCGGCGACTCGTGGTTCGGCCACACCTGGACGCTGTCCATGGAGGAGCAGTTCTACCTGCTCTGGCCGCTGGCGCTGGTGGTGATCTGCGGCCGTTCTCGGCTGCGGCGACGGCTGCCGACCCTGCTGATCGGCGCGATCCTGCTGGTGGTGATCTGGCGGGAGATCCTCATCGTGGACGGTCAGGAGAACCTGCGCATCTACTTCGGGCCCGACGGTCGCGTCGACTCGTTGCTGGTCGGCTGCCTGCTCGGGGTGTGGCGGCATCAGGCCGTCGCGCCCCCGGCGCTGGGCTGGAGCTCCCGCGGCCCCCGCCAGGCGGCGATCCTGCGCGACATCGCCCGGCTGGGACCGGCGGCGCTGATGGCCCTGGTCGCCCTGTTCGTGTTCGGCCCGGACCTGCACGGCCGGCCGAACTGGCTGGCCTACGGGGGCTACACGGCGGTCGCCGCGGTCGCCGCCGTCGCGGTCCTCGCCGCGGACCAGCAGCGCCCCGCCTGGCTCGCCGGTTTCCTCAGCACCCGGGTGATGAGCTGGATCGGCCGGATCTCCTACAGCTTCTACTTGTGGCACTTCCCGGTCACCGGGACGGCCCTGGACAAGCTGATGCCCCGGGTCGGGCGGGTGCCCGCGGCGGGCGTGGCGCTCGTCATCAGCATGGGTCTGGCGAGCGCGTCGTACTACCTCGTCGAACGGCCGGTGCAACGGCGCCGGCCCGCCTGGACGAACCCGGGGACGGGCCGCGTCCCGCGCCAACGCACCGACGCGGCGCCCGCCGGCGGCGTGGGTGTCGCCGGCGTCCCCGGCGCCGTCATGCCGGCCACCGCGACCCCCACGGGCCCCGTCGGCGGCATCGCACCCGTCCCCGCCGACTGA
- the pgm gene encoding phosphoglucomutase (alpha-D-glucose-1,6-bisphosphate-dependent), protein MPISPRAGQPAAPEDLIDVDALLAAYQDVHPDPADPAQRVSFGTSGHRGSALRGSFNADHILATTQAICDFRAAAGVDGPLFLGIDTHALSAPALASALEVLVANGVAVRIAPDGEATPTPVISHAILGHNRDRGATAAGGASGRGLADGIVVTPSHNPPADGGFKYNPTHGGPADTAVTKVIQDRANALLEAGLAGVARVPYAQARAAAAVHDYVGAYVADLGDVVDLDAIRAAGVRIGVDPLGGASLVYWQALAERYKLDLDVVNTTVDPTFSFMTTDWDGKIRMDPSSPYAMASLLRHAGSFDVAVANDADADRHGIVTPGAGLLNPNHYLSAAIAYLFGHRTGWPAGTAIGKTLVSSSMIDRVGAGIGRAVVEVPVGFKWFVDGLTDGTLGFGGEESAGASFLRRGGGVWTTDKDGLIACLLAAEMTAVTGRDPGALYQELTELHGAPAYRRVDAPATAAQKKILAALTPASLAATTLAGSPVTAALAQAPGNGAAIGGVKVVTADAWFAARPSGTEDVYKIYAESFRGPEHLEEVITQAQAIVDAALLRG, encoded by the coding sequence ATGCCGATCAGCCCACGCGCGGGCCAGCCCGCCGCCCCCGAGGACCTCATCGACGTCGACGCTCTGCTCGCCGCGTACCAGGACGTCCATCCCGATCCCGCGGACCCCGCTCAGCGGGTGTCGTTCGGGACCTCCGGGCACCGCGGATCGGCGCTGCGCGGCTCCTTCAACGCCGACCACATCCTCGCCACCACCCAGGCGATCTGCGACTTCCGGGCCGCGGCGGGGGTCGACGGCCCGCTGTTCCTCGGGATCGACACCCACGCCCTGTCCGCCCCCGCGCTGGCCAGCGCCCTGGAGGTGCTCGTCGCGAACGGCGTGGCAGTGCGCATCGCGCCGGACGGCGAGGCGACGCCGACCCCGGTGATCTCGCACGCCATCCTGGGGCACAACCGTGACCGTGGCGCCACCGCGGCGGGCGGGGCGTCCGGGCGCGGGCTCGCCGACGGGATCGTGGTGACGCCGTCGCACAACCCGCCGGCCGACGGCGGCTTCAAGTACAACCCGACCCACGGCGGACCGGCCGACACCGCCGTCACCAAGGTCATCCAGGACCGGGCGAACGCGCTGCTCGAAGCGGGTCTCGCCGGCGTCGCCCGGGTGCCCTACGCGCAGGCGCGGGCGGCCGCGGCGGTGCACGACTACGTCGGCGCGTATGTCGCCGACCTGGGCGACGTCGTCGACCTCGACGCGATCCGCGCCGCCGGCGTCCGCATCGGCGTCGATCCGCTCGGCGGCGCGAGCCTGGTCTACTGGCAGGCCCTCGCCGAGCGGTACAAGCTCGATCTGGACGTGGTCAACACCACCGTCGATCCGACCTTCTCGTTCATGACGACGGACTGGGACGGCAAGATCCGGATGGACCCGTCGTCGCCCTACGCGATGGCCTCCCTGCTGCGCCACGCCGGCTCCTTCGACGTGGCGGTGGCCAACGACGCCGACGCCGACCGGCACGGCATCGTCACCCCCGGCGCCGGGCTGCTGAACCCGAACCACTACCTGTCCGCGGCGATCGCCTACCTGTTCGGCCACCGCACCGGTTGGCCCGCGGGCACGGCGATCGGCAAGACCCTGGTGAGCTCCAGCATGATCGACCGGGTCGGTGCGGGCATCGGCCGCGCCGTCGTCGAGGTACCGGTCGGCTTCAAGTGGTTCGTCGACGGCCTCACCGACGGCACCCTCGGCTTCGGCGGGGAGGAGAGCGCGGGCGCGTCGTTCCTGCGCCGCGGCGGCGGGGTGTGGACGACGGACAAGGACGGCCTCATCGCCTGCCTGCTCGCCGCGGAGATGACGGCGGTGACCGGCCGCGATCCCGGGGCGCTCTACCAGGAGCTGACCGAGCTGCACGGCGCGCCGGCGTACCGGCGGGTCGACGCGCCCGCCACGGCGGCGCAGAAGAAGATCCTGGCCGCCCTCACCCCGGCGAGCCTGGCCGCGACCACGCTGGCCGGTTCCCCGGTGACCGCCGCGCTCGCACAGGCGCCCGGCAACGGCGCGGCGATCGGCGGGGTGAAGGTCGTCACCGCCGACGCCTGGTTCGCGGCCCGCCCGTCCGGCACCGAGGACGTCTACAAGATCTACGCGGAGAGCTTCCGCGGGCCGGAGCACCTCGAGGAGGTGATCACACAGGCCCAGGCGATCGTGGACGCCGCCCTGCTTCGCGGGTGA
- the nadD gene encoding nicotinate-nucleotide adenylyltransferase produces the protein MRLGVMGGTFDPVHNGHLVAASEVAALFDLDEVVFVPSGQPWQKVHRVVSDPEDRYLMTFLATAENPQFTVSRVEIDRGGATYTIDTLRDLRGARPDDELFFITGADALAQIFTWRDHRELFELAHFVGVSRPGYQLALDAALPANSVSLLEVPALAISSSDIRQRVGRGAPIWYLTPDGVVRYIAKRHLYQSRA, from the coding sequence GTGCGTCTCGGCGTGATGGGTGGGACCTTCGATCCCGTCCACAACGGGCACCTCGTCGCCGCGAGCGAGGTGGCCGCCCTGTTCGACCTCGACGAGGTCGTCTTCGTGCCGAGCGGGCAGCCCTGGCAGAAGGTCCACCGCGTGGTCTCGGACCCCGAGGACCGCTACCTGATGACGTTCCTCGCCACCGCGGAGAACCCGCAGTTCACCGTCAGCCGGGTCGAGATCGACCGGGGTGGGGCGACCTACACCATCGACACCCTGCGCGATCTGCGCGGAGCCCGACCGGACGACGAGCTGTTCTTCATCACCGGCGCCGACGCCCTCGCCCAGATCTTCACCTGGCGGGACCATCGTGAGCTGTTCGAGCTGGCGCACTTCGTCGGCGTCAGCCGCCCCGGCTACCAGCTCGCCCTGGACGCCGCGCTGCCGGCGAACTCGGTGAGCCTGCTGGAGGTGCCGGCGCTGGCGATCTCGTCCTCCGACATCCGTCAGCGGGTCGGCCGCGGCGCCCCGATCTGGTACCTCACGCCGGACGGCGTGGTGCGCTACATCGCCAAGCGGCACCTCTACCAGTCGAGGGCCTGA
- the rsfS gene encoding ribosome silencing factor, translating into MTASPRAVELALAAAQAAADKLGHDLLILDVSERLAITDCFVIASAGNERQVKGIVDEVEEKLRRLGAKPVRREGEREGHWVLLDFVDVVVHVQRDEERVFYALERLWKDCPVIPFTDATVGVAAGAGTSAAGASSASGPLGGGPANAL; encoded by the coding sequence GTGACCGCTTCCCCGCGAGCCGTCGAACTTGCCCTCGCCGCTGCCCAGGCGGCGGCCGACAAGCTCGGCCACGACCTGCTCATCCTCGACGTGAGTGAGCGGCTGGCCATCACCGACTGCTTCGTCATCGCCTCCGCGGGCAACGAGCGGCAGGTCAAGGGCATCGTCGACGAGGTGGAGGAGAAGCTGCGCCGGCTCGGGGCCAAGCCCGTCCGGCGCGAGGGAGAGCGAGAGGGCCACTGGGTCCTGCTCGACTTCGTCGACGTCGTCGTGCACGTCCAGCGCGACGAAGAGCGCGTCTTCTACGCCCTGGAACGGCTGTGGAAGGACTGCCCGGTGATTCCGTTCACCGACGCGACCGTCGGGGTCGCGGCCGGGGCGGGAACCTCGGCGGCCGGGGCCTCCTCGGCGTCCGGCCCGCTCGGTGGCGGCCCGGCGAACGCCCTGTGA
- a CDS encoding histidine phosphatase family protein, translated as MRLLLWRHGRTTWNDVGRFQGHADPPLDATGRAQVAAVAPIIRAMRPELVVSSDLQRCRDTAAGLDLPFRSDARLREIDLGLWSGLTGAEAADRFPEEDRAWRRGDDVRRGGGETYREVARRAGEVFDEIRAEGQPSGPAGLVVFVLHGGTARSLIGHVLGLPPELWWHFGPLANCRWSVLRQVEGGYRLAEHNAGPLLTGKVGVAGSGLSESLLPSQGAPTESDTEPVHLPK; from the coding sequence GTGAGGCTGCTGCTCTGGCGGCACGGTCGGACCACCTGGAACGACGTCGGCCGCTTCCAGGGGCATGCGGATCCGCCCCTGGACGCCACCGGCCGGGCCCAGGTCGCCGCCGTGGCCCCGATCATCCGGGCGATGCGTCCGGAGTTGGTCGTCTCGTCCGATCTGCAGCGCTGTCGGGACACCGCGGCCGGGCTCGACCTGCCGTTTCGCTCCGACGCACGCCTGCGCGAAATCGATCTCGGGTTGTGGTCCGGACTCACCGGTGCCGAGGCGGCCGACCGCTTCCCCGAGGAGGACCGGGCCTGGCGCCGGGGCGACGACGTCCGCCGCGGCGGCGGTGAGACCTACCGCGAGGTCGCCCGGCGCGCCGGGGAGGTCTTCGACGAGATCCGCGCCGAAGGGCAGCCGTCCGGGCCGGCGGGTCTCGTCGTGTTCGTGCTGCACGGCGGCACGGCGCGCTCGCTGATCGGCCACGTGCTCGGCCTGCCGCCGGAGCTGTGGTGGCACTTCGGGCCGCTGGCGAACTGCCGGTGGTCGGTCCTGCGCCAGGTCGAGGGCGGGTACCGGCTCGCCGAGCACAACGCGGGTCCGCTGCTGACTGGTAAGGTCGGCGTCGCCGGATCGGGTCTGTCCGAGTCCCTCCTGCCGAGCCAGGGGGCCCCGACGGAGTCCGACACGGAGCCTGTACACTTGCCGAAGTAG
- a CDS encoding ice-binding family protein, producing the protein MVTTRLPGAIHRATTHRATTHRKTARSRYTKTLTVVGATTILIGLVGATGAHAATPTVNLGTAAGYATLAGSTITNTGITTVDGDLGLSPGTAVTGFPPGRVTGTVHAADSAAIQAKNDLAAAYDAAAATPTTATIPVELGGTTETPGVYDSPAGTFGITGTLTLDAQGDPNAVFIFKAASTLITASASNVTLLNGAQSSNVFWVVGSSATLGTYSILRGTVLALTSITVTTGVTVDGRILARNGAVTLDTDTITRPVGVQGPVSTTTGLVSTRNPAPTAQPVTFTATVVAGTGTTVPTGLVAFVDGPALRNVATLDNTGHAAFTAPLTAGLHRIKAIYIGTTGFTASVSPTLYELVGF; encoded by the coding sequence ATGGTGACTACCCGCCTCCCAGGCGCCATCCACCGCGCTACCACCCACCGAGCCACAACCCACCGCAAGACCGCCCGATCCCGGTACACCAAGACCCTCACCGTCGTCGGCGCGACAACCATCCTGATCGGGCTGGTCGGCGCCACGGGTGCCCACGCGGCCACCCCGACGGTCAACCTCGGCACCGCCGCCGGCTACGCGACTCTCGCTGGGTCCACGATCACGAACACCGGCATCACCACCGTCGACGGCGATCTCGGGCTCAGTCCGGGCACCGCGGTCACCGGATTCCCGCCCGGCCGGGTAACCGGCACCGTTCACGCCGCCGACAGCGCCGCGATCCAGGCCAAGAACGACCTCGCTGCCGCCTACGACGCCGCCGCGGCGACCCCCACCACCGCCACGATTCCCGTGGAACTCGGCGGGACCACTGAAACCCCCGGTGTGTACGATTCCCCGGCCGGCACGTTCGGCATCACCGGAACCCTGACCCTCGATGCCCAGGGCGACCCGAACGCCGTCTTCATCTTCAAGGCCGCGTCCACCCTGATAACCGCATCCGCCAGCAATGTGACCCTCCTCAACGGCGCCCAGTCATCCAACGTCTTCTGGGTGGTCGGCAGCTCCGCGACCCTTGGCACCTACTCCATTCTCAGGGGCACCGTCCTCGCCCTCACCTCCATCACCGTCACCACCGGCGTGACCGTGGACGGCCGCATTCTGGCCCGCAACGGCGCAGTCACCCTCGACACCGACACGATCACCCGCCCGGTCGGCGTCCAGGGCCCCGTCAGCACCACCACCGGCCTCGTCTCCACCCGCAACCCTGCCCCGACGGCGCAGCCCGTCACCTTCACCGCCACCGTCGTGGCCGGCACCGGCACAACCGTCCCCACCGGCCTCGTCGCGTTCGTCGACGGGCCCGCGCTTCGCAACGTCGCCACCCTCGACAACACCGGCCACGCGGCGTTCACCGCCCCCCTCACCGCAGGCCTACACCGGATCAAGGCGATCTACATCGGTACCACCGGTTTCACCGCCAGCGTCTCACCGACCCTCTACGAGCTCGTCGGCTTCTGA
- a CDS encoding AraC family ligand binding domain-containing protein yields the protein MSPRHRFGQHRHLVHQLVWARRGVLTVQVEAEAWFLPPTLALWIPAGLAHLTRSADDAWMRSPYFLPTRCPIPWSSATVVAVGPLLRELLDHLAVSDQHRRPPRRLCDPERLRRRLPPHDRRPARRLLRPPPRPAPPARQTRRPAHLTHATRIPGDPPSGFGELSPTHNNEDDPFLRPAQTGGSRALRANGRSIRSFPCDLR from the coding sequence ATGTCGCCGAGGCACCGATTCGGCCAGCATCGCCATCTCGTCCATCAACTGGTCTGGGCGCGTCGCGGGGTGCTGACGGTCCAGGTCGAGGCGGAGGCGTGGTTCCTGCCGCCGACGCTCGCCCTGTGGATCCCCGCCGGGCTGGCCCACCTGACACGCAGCGCGGACGACGCCTGGATGCGCAGTCCGTACTTCCTGCCCACGCGCTGCCCGATCCCCTGGTCGTCGGCGACGGTGGTCGCCGTCGGGCCGCTGCTGCGCGAACTCCTCGACCATCTCGCCGTGTCCGATCAGCACCGCCGCCCGCCGCGCCGGCTATGCGACCCCGAGCGCCTTCGTCGCCGCCTTCCGCCGCACGATCGGCGTCCCGCCCGGCGTCTACTTCGCCCACCACCCCGCCCGGCACCACCCGCCCGGCAAACACGACGACCAGCCCACCTGACCCACGCCACCCGCATCCCCGGGGACCCGCCCTCGGGGTTCGGGGAGCTCAGCCCCACACACAACAATGAAGACGACCCGTTTCTCCGCCCAGCGCAGACGGGAGGATCTCGGGCTCTCCGGGCGAACGGCAGGAGTATTCGGTCTTTCCCCTGCGACCTCCGGTGA
- a CDS encoding class I SAM-dependent methyltransferase — MLELGPGFGATTRVLVNLTPSLTALEIDEKSARLLDGSLGERVRILHGDATRIPAEDCSFDTVVAFTMLHHVPSPAKQDQLFAETFRVLRPGGVFAGSDSLTSLGFRLIHLGDTSVTVDPGRLPDRLAAAGFERTRIATTAASFRFQGTRPLVDSTVAPAG, encoded by the coding sequence GTGCTGGAACTCGGGCCCGGTTTCGGCGCGACCACCCGAGTGCTCGTGAACCTCACGCCGTCGCTGACCGCGCTGGAGATAGACGAGAAGTCGGCGCGCCTGCTCGACGGCAGCCTCGGCGAGCGGGTGCGCATCCTGCACGGTGACGCCACCCGGATTCCGGCGGAGGACTGCTCCTTCGACACGGTGGTGGCCTTCACGATGCTGCATCACGTGCCCTCACCGGCGAAACAGGATCAGCTCTTCGCCGAGACCTTCCGGGTGCTGCGGCCGGGCGGGGTCTTCGCGGGCAGCGACAGCCTGACGAGCCTCGGCTTCCGCCTCATCCACCTCGGCGACACCTCGGTCACGGTCGACCCAGGTCGGTTGCCCGACCGGCTCGCCGCAGCCGGGTTCGAGCGGACGCGCATCGCCACGACGGCGGCCAGCTTCCGTTTCCAGGGGACCCGGCCCCTGGTCGATTCCACGGTGGCGCCGGCCGGCTGA
- the nhaA gene encoding Na+/H+ antiporter NhaA produces MLNPQTRRVRLFARGSWAETRRIAGILRDETISGGLLLAATVLALGWANSPWSGTYDSLLATDFGPAALHLDLSVQQWAADGLLAIFFFVAGLELKREFVAGDLRDPSRAVVPVAAAAGGVAVPAVLYSLLNLHSGALRGWAIPTATDIAFALSVLAVVGRCLPTALRTFLLTLAVVDDLLAIVIIAVAYTGELSVVPLVAAVVPLAAFTLLVQRRVRAWWLLLPLAVLTWALVHASGVHATVAGVLLAFAVPVLRSEGAGGPQAGPGLAEHFEHRWRPLSAAVAVPVFAFCSAGVTVGGLGGLGDALSDRAALGVVVGLVVGKAIGIFTTTWLVARFTGASLERGLAWVDVAGLALLGGVGFTVSLLIGELAFGPGSARDDHVKVGVLTASVTAALLATVVLRLRNRAYARIHELETADDDHEDGPDA; encoded by the coding sequence GTGCTGAACCCGCAGACGCGACGTGTCCGCCTGTTCGCCCGCGGTTCCTGGGCGGAGACCCGGCGGATCGCGGGGATCCTGCGCGACGAGACGATCAGCGGGGGGCTGCTGCTCGCCGCCACCGTCCTTGCCCTCGGCTGGGCGAACTCACCCTGGTCGGGCACCTACGATTCGCTGTTGGCCACCGACTTCGGCCCGGCGGCGCTGCACCTGGACCTCTCGGTCCAGCAGTGGGCGGCCGACGGGCTGCTGGCGATCTTCTTCTTCGTCGCCGGTCTCGAACTCAAGCGTGAGTTCGTCGCCGGAGACCTGCGCGACCCGAGCCGCGCGGTGGTGCCGGTGGCCGCCGCCGCGGGCGGAGTCGCCGTCCCGGCCGTGCTGTACTCGCTGCTGAACCTGCACAGCGGGGCGTTGCGGGGATGGGCGATCCCGACCGCCACCGACATCGCCTTCGCCCTGTCGGTGCTCGCTGTCGTCGGCCGGTGCCTGCCCACGGCGCTGCGCACCTTCCTGTTGACCCTCGCCGTGGTCGACGACCTGCTGGCCATCGTGATCATTGCCGTCGCCTACACGGGTGAGCTGTCCGTGGTGCCGCTGGTCGCCGCCGTCGTCCCGTTGGCGGCGTTCACGCTGCTGGTGCAGCGGCGGGTGCGGGCGTGGTGGCTGCTGCTGCCGCTCGCGGTCCTCACCTGGGCGCTCGTACACGCCTCCGGGGTGCATGCCACGGTCGCCGGGGTGCTGCTCGCCTTCGCCGTGCCGGTGCTGCGCAGCGAGGGGGCCGGGGGACCGCAGGCGGGACCGGGGCTCGCGGAGCATTTCGAGCACCGGTGGCGGCCGCTGTCGGCGGCCGTGGCCGTGCCGGTGTTCGCCTTCTGCTCGGCGGGGGTGACGGTCGGCGGGCTCGGCGGACTCGGCGACGCGCTGTCCGACCGGGCCGCCCTCGGCGTCGTCGTCGGCCTGGTCGTCGGCAAGGCGATCGGGATCTTCACGACGACCTGGCTCGTCGCCCGCTTCACCGGGGCGAGCCTCGAGCGCGGCCTGGCCTGGGTCGACGTCGCCGGGCTCGCGCTGCTCGGCGGGGTCGGGTTCACGGTGTCGCTGCTCATCGGGGAGCTGGCGTTCGGGCCCGGCAGCGCCCGCGACGATCACGTCAAGGTGGGGGTGCTGACCGCTTCGGTCACCGCAGCCCTGCTGGCGACGGTGGTGCTGCGGCTGCGCAACCGCGCCTACGCGCGGATCCACGAACTCGAGACCGCCGACGACGACCACGAGGACGGCCCGGACGCCTGA
- a CDS encoding acyl-CoA thioesterase, producing the protein MTVVPTGPGPVGEPALGAPSAAAAADVALPLQDVLGVRESEPDVFVGARGARARAGIFGGQLAGQALAAAQQTAEFPAHSLHGYFLQSGDPEIPVSYHVERLRDGRSSAVRRVVARQQDRRLFEVMASFTIPRDGLDHADPAPPDVPDPESVADLPSHLAAWGFGGPLPPHFAVLDFRPVSVVSPLAPRAYPPSQQVWFRVRTALGDDPRVHLQAITYASDLYLLATSLRPHGIASASPGVSFASLDHAIWFHRPFRADEWLLHDQHSPTASAGRGYSTGKIFRRDGTLVATTAQQGFIRPPAGAVGEQRPPTR; encoded by the coding sequence ATGACTGTCGTTCCCACCGGCCCCGGTCCCGTCGGGGAGCCGGCCCTCGGCGCCCCGTCCGCCGCCGCGGCCGCCGATGTCGCCCTGCCGCTGCAGGATGTTCTCGGGGTCCGGGAGTCCGAGCCGGACGTGTTCGTCGGTGCCCGGGGGGCGCGCGCCCGCGCCGGCATCTTCGGCGGGCAGCTCGCCGGCCAGGCACTCGCGGCGGCCCAGCAGACCGCCGAGTTCCCGGCGCACTCGCTGCACGGCTACTTCCTGCAGTCCGGCGACCCGGAGATCCCGGTGAGCTACCACGTCGAACGCCTGCGCGACGGTCGCTCGTCGGCGGTGCGCCGGGTGGTCGCCCGCCAGCAGGACCGCCGGCTGTTCGAGGTGATGGCGTCGTTCACGATCCCCCGGGACGGGCTCGACCACGCCGATCCGGCCCCGCCCGACGTGCCCGATCCCGAGTCGGTCGCCGACCTGCCCAGCCATCTCGCCGCCTGGGGTTTCGGCGGCCCGCTGCCCCCGCACTTCGCGGTGCTGGACTTCCGGCCGGTCAGTGTCGTGTCTCCGCTCGCGCCGCGGGCGTATCCCCCCAGCCAGCAGGTCTGGTTCCGGGTCAGGACCGCGCTGGGAGACGATCCCCGCGTCCACCTGCAGGCGATCACCTACGCATCCGATCTGTATCTGCTGGCCACCTCGCTGCGACCGCACGGCATCGCGTCGGCGAGCCCCGGGGTGTCGTTCGCCAGCCTCGACCACGCGATCTGGTTCCACCGCCCGTTCCGCGCCGACGAGTGGCTGCTGCACGACCAGCACTCCCCGACCGCCTCCGCCGGCCGCGGGTACTCGACCGGAAAGATCTTCCGGCGGGACGGCACCCTGGTCGCGACGACCGCCCAGCAGGGCTTCATCCGCCCGCCAGCCGGCGCCGTCGGCGAGCAGCGCCCGCCGACGCGCTAG